A DNA window from Kitasatospora atroaurantiaca contains the following coding sequences:
- a CDS encoding YihY/virulence factor BrkB family protein has translation MEFLTRLPVIGPVVAILLRSRPYLVYAHFTDAKANRLAGAVTFFAFLALFPLLTVALAIAVATLSDSRVQELQNKIADQVPGLADSLDLPSLVANAATVGLISGVILLISGLGWVDTMRGSVRDVWQLPAEAGNVVLRKAWDCLVLAGLGVVTLVSLAASTTATTLAERLADWLNLGGTKYLLSVASFLIAVLADVVLFAYLLGPFPRITGQRRRDILQGALIGAVGFEVLKLLLASYLNSVAGKSVYGAFGVPVALLLWINFVSRLLMYCASWTALADPAAARQRARSRARAQLETAGEN, from the coding sequence GTGGAATTCCTGACCAGGCTGCCGGTGATCGGTCCGGTCGTCGCCATACTGCTCCGCAGCCGCCCCTACCTGGTGTACGCCCACTTCACCGACGCCAAGGCCAACCGCCTCGCCGGCGCCGTCACGTTCTTCGCCTTTCTCGCCCTCTTCCCGCTGCTCACCGTCGCCCTGGCGATCGCCGTCGCGACCCTCTCGGACTCCCGGGTGCAGGAGCTGCAGAACAAGATCGCCGACCAGGTCCCCGGCCTGGCCGACTCCCTCGACCTGCCCTCACTGGTGGCCAACGCCGCGACGGTCGGGCTGATCAGCGGCGTGATCCTGCTGATCTCGGGGCTCGGCTGGGTGGACACCATGCGCGGCTCGGTGCGGGACGTCTGGCAACTGCCCGCGGAAGCCGGGAACGTGGTGCTGCGCAAGGCCTGGGACTGCCTGGTCCTGGCCGGCCTGGGAGTGGTCACGCTGGTGTCACTGGCCGCCTCCACCACGGCGACCACGCTGGCCGAGCGCCTGGCCGACTGGCTCAACCTGGGCGGCACCAAGTATCTGCTGTCCGTGGCGAGCTTCCTGATCGCCGTGCTCGCCGACGTCGTGCTCTTCGCGTACCTGCTGGGCCCGTTCCCCCGGATCACCGGTCAGCGCCGCCGTGACATCCTGCAGGGCGCCCTGATCGGCGCGGTCGGCTTCGAGGTGCTCAAGCTGCTGCTGGCGTCCTACCTGAACTCGGTGGCCGGCAAGAGTGTCTACGGCGCCTTCGGTGTCCCGGTGGCCCTGCTGCTGTGGATCAACTTCGTCAGCCGGCTGCTGATGTACTGCGCCTCCTGGACGGCCCTGGCCGATCCGGCGGCCGCCCGGCAGCGGGCCAGGTCACGCGCGCGGGCGCAGCTCGAAACGGCCGGGGAGAACTGA